From Oceanicaulis alexandrii DSM 11625, one genomic window encodes:
- a CDS encoding DUF1203 domain-containing protein — translation MAFQITGLNPDLFKPLIDLSATALAERGVQRKTVDAKPGYPCRITLEDAPVGETVLLLNYESHAVSTPYRHAFAIYVREHAHAAAQFDNALPPVMSGRPIALRFFDADGQLVGADMFLDEAAGVETIKTALDRPDVAYIHAHNAKHGCFSAEIRPL, via the coding sequence ATGGCATTTCAGATCACCGGGTTGAACCCTGATCTCTTCAAGCCGCTAATTGACCTCTCCGCCACCGCTCTGGCTGAACGTGGGGTGCAACGCAAAACAGTTGACGCCAAGCCCGGATATCCCTGCCGCATCACGTTGGAAGACGCGCCTGTGGGGGAAACCGTCTTGCTGCTGAACTATGAAAGCCACGCAGTTTCAACGCCGTATCGTCACGCTTTTGCGATCTATGTGCGAGAGCACGCGCACGCCGCGGCGCAGTTTGACAACGCCTTGCCGCCTGTGATGAGCGGGCGTCCCATCGCCCTGCGGTTCTTTGATGCGGACGGCCAGCTGGTCGGCGCCGACATGTTTCTTGATGAAGCGGCCGGCGTTGAGACGATCAAGACTGCGCTCGACCGTCCGGACGTCGCCTATATCCACGCCCATAACGCCAAGCATGGCTGTTTCTCAGCTGAGATTCGTCCGCTCTAG
- the lipB gene encoding lipoyl(octanoyl) transferase LipB, giving the protein MTDATIGWAVSQTRIPYPDAEAAMEARAEAIARGEAGELIWLLEHDPLYTAGTSAKPEDLQDAERFPVHKTGRGGEYTYHGPGQRVAYVMLDLRTRGRDARKFVRDLEQWIISTLDSFNVTGERRCGRVGVWVDRTQPGGPEREDKIAAIGIRLRRWVSFHGIALNVEPDLSHFGGITPCGISDPRYGVTSLVDLGLPVTMDDADLALKRAFEDVFGAVHREDPPV; this is encoded by the coding sequence ATGACAGACGCGACCATCGGCTGGGCGGTCTCTCAGACCCGCATCCCCTACCCCGACGCCGAGGCCGCCATGGAGGCTCGCGCCGAAGCAATCGCCAGGGGCGAAGCGGGCGAACTGATCTGGCTGCTCGAACACGACCCGCTTTACACCGCCGGCACCAGCGCCAAGCCTGAAGACCTGCAAGACGCTGAGCGTTTTCCTGTTCACAAGACCGGGCGCGGCGGCGAATACACCTATCACGGTCCCGGCCAGCGCGTGGCCTATGTCATGCTGGATCTCAGGACGCGCGGCCGGGACGCGCGCAAATTCGTCCGCGATCTGGAACAATGGATCATCTCAACGCTCGACAGCTTCAACGTCACCGGCGAGCGGCGCTGCGGGCGCGTGGGCGTGTGGGTGGACCGCACCCAGCCCGGCGGTCCGGAACGCGAGGACAAGATCGCCGCCATCGGCATACGTTTGCGCCGCTGGGTGTCGTTTCACGGCATCGCGCTGAATGTGGAGCCGGATCTGTCGCACTTTGGCGGCATCACGCCCTGCGGCATCTCTGATCCGCGCTACGGGGTCACGAGCCTTGTGGATCTGGGACTGCCCGTGACGATGGATGACGCCGACCTGGCGCTCAAGCGCGCTTTTGAAGACGTGTTCGGCGCCGTCCATCGCGAAGACCCGCCGGTCTAG
- a CDS encoding FliM/FliN family flagellar motor switch protein, producing MSQLGAVQVEISVLLGRSKLPIHQFLRMGRGAVIPLDAAEHDEVWILANNHPIARGEIIIQGDRVAVSITDAADVHDYFAA from the coding sequence ATGAGCCAATTAGGCGCCGTTCAGGTCGAAATCTCCGTGCTGTTGGGCCGGTCCAAGCTGCCGATTCACCAATTCCTGCGCATGGGCCGGGGCGCGGTGATTCCCCTGGACGCCGCCGAGCATGACGAAGTGTGGATTCTGGCCAATAACCATCCGATCGCACGCGGTGAAATCATCATTCAGGGCGACCGGGTGGCGGTTTCAATCACTGACGCAGCAGACGTTCACGACTATTTCGCTGCATAA
- the mgtE gene encoding magnesium transporter, whose protein sequence is MTQPVEELHRDDVTTGMDLPEGVLVELIGAIADRDPTLIRQLLAPLHPADIADLIEQLSWDQQRLLAELDASLLTGEVLAEIGYDTRAGLFDLLETQQIVDALDGLDSDDKTMVVEELEPEVRQAVLAAVSAEDREHLEASLAFEEETAGRLMQREFVAAPSFWTVGHTIDHMRLAGEELPDLFFEVFIVDEGFRPIGAVPVSRLMRSQRQTPLSELMETAKITIRPEDDQEDAAYLFEKYHLISAPVVDDSGRLKGMLTVDDMVDVIQEENKEDLLALAGVNEAGLADTVWESVKSRAPWLLVNLGTAVLASLVIALFDQAIAQLVALAVLMPIVASMGGNAGTQSLAVAVRALATRDLTGANSLRFVWREAAAGVVNGVIFAVIMGIIAAVWFQEPDLGWVIAVAMVINLAIAGLAGVLVPLGLKHFGADPAVASSVFVTTVTDVVGFVVFLGLGALVLL, encoded by the coding sequence ATGACGCAACCGGTTGAAGAGCTGCACCGTGACGATGTGACGACCGGTATGGATTTGCCTGAAGGGGTGCTTGTCGAATTGATCGGCGCGATCGCGGATCGCGACCCGACCCTGATCCGGCAATTGCTCGCGCCCCTTCACCCGGCGGACATTGCGGACCTGATCGAGCAGCTCAGCTGGGATCAGCAGCGTCTGCTGGCTGAACTCGACGCGTCGCTGCTGACCGGCGAAGTGCTGGCGGAGATCGGCTACGATACGCGCGCGGGTCTGTTTGACCTGCTGGAGACCCAGCAGATCGTCGACGCGCTGGATGGTCTTGATTCCGATGACAAGACCATGGTCGTCGAGGAGCTCGAGCCGGAGGTGCGCCAAGCGGTTCTGGCCGCCGTATCCGCCGAAGACCGCGAACATCTTGAAGCCTCGCTGGCCTTTGAAGAGGAGACCGCCGGTCGCCTCATGCAGCGCGAGTTCGTCGCGGCGCCGTCATTCTGGACGGTGGGGCACACCATCGACCATATGCGGCTTGCAGGCGAGGAACTGCCGGACCTCTTCTTCGAGGTCTTCATTGTGGATGAAGGCTTCCGTCCCATCGGCGCGGTGCCTGTCAGCCGTCTGATGCGCTCGCAACGCCAGACGCCGCTGTCTGAACTGATGGAAACGGCCAAGATCACGATCCGCCCCGAGGATGATCAGGAAGACGCGGCCTATCTGTTTGAGAAATACCATTTGATCTCGGCGCCCGTGGTTGATGATTCGGGGCGCTTGAAAGGCATGCTGACGGTCGACGACATGGTCGACGTCATCCAGGAAGAGAACAAGGAAGACCTTCTGGCGCTGGCCGGGGTGAATGAAGCCGGTCTGGCCGATACGGTCTGGGAATCGGTGAAGTCTCGCGCGCCCTGGCTGCTGGTCAATCTGGGTACGGCGGTGCTCGCCTCGCTGGTGATCGCGCTGTTTGATCAGGCCATCGCCCAGCTCGTAGCTCTGGCGGTGCTGATGCCGATCGTCGCCTCCATGGGCGGAAACGCCGGCACGCAATCTCTGGCGGTCGCCGTGCGTGCGCTCGCGACGCGCGATCTGACCGGGGCGAACTCGCTCCGGTTCGTCTGGCGTGAAGCGGCGGCAGGCGTTGTGAACGGCGTCATTTTCGCTGTGATCATGGGGATCATCGCCGCTGTGTGGTTCCAGGAACCGGATCTGGGCTGGGTGATCGCGGTCGCCATGGTGATCAACCTCGCCATCGCAGGCCTGGCCGGGGTGCTGGTGCCTCTGGGGCTCAAGCATTTCGGCGCCGACCCGGCTGTCGCGTCCTCGGTTTTTGTGACGACCGTGACCGATGTTGTGGGATTTGTCGTGTTTTTGGGCCTGGGCGCCCTTGTTCTGCTTTAA
- a CDS encoding Kelch repeat-containing protein — translation MKHAALALVIALAGASPLAAQDAGGQAPSFDSGLRLSGPWAIGPRLDQARAGLSATVLDGRIYAAGGAGLANPRDALEVYDPESGAWRVLKPLPVGLERFGMAVLHGKIYVAGGYSSEAGAEPIDQVWSYDPETDAWSAETALPGAKASLSLVAVNDQLYALGGEDGAPGLFVYDPEAQSWNAAEAPDEINRRGAAAVVLDDEIWLIGGARNGQATSRVDVYHTLSQTWRRGPDLPEPRAGHAAAALDGDLHVFGGRSADMRRTLASHITLSAGSESWNSLSDMPAARTEAGVVSVNGAIWLIGGGSGAGFFAPFTALDAVDIFSASER, via the coding sequence ATGAAACATGCCGCTCTGGCGCTTGTGATCGCACTTGCGGGCGCATCGCCCTTGGCCGCTCAGGATGCGGGGGGGCAAGCGCCGTCCTTTGACAGCGGGTTGCGCCTGTCAGGCCCGTGGGCGATCGGACCGCGTCTGGATCAGGCTCGGGCTGGATTGTCCGCCACGGTGCTGGACGGTCGGATTTACGCCGCTGGCGGCGCCGGCCTCGCAAACCCGCGTGACGCCCTGGAAGTCTATGACCCTGAAAGCGGCGCCTGGCGCGTGCTCAAGCCCCTGCCTGTGGGCCTGGAGCGTTTCGGCATGGCGGTTCTGCACGGCAAGATCTACGTGGCGGGCGGCTATTCGTCCGAAGCCGGCGCGGAGCCGATTGATCAGGTCTGGTCCTATGACCCCGAGACCGATGCATGGAGCGCAGAGACGGCGCTGCCCGGCGCCAAGGCCAGCCTGTCGCTGGTTGCTGTGAATGATCAACTGTACGCTCTGGGCGGCGAGGACGGCGCGCCGGGCCTGTTTGTTTATGATCCCGAGGCGCAGAGCTGGAACGCTGCGGAAGCGCCTGACGAGATCAATCGTCGGGGCGCGGCGGCGGTCGTGCTCGATGATGAAATCTGGCTGATCGGCGGCGCCCGCAACGGGCAGGCGACATCGCGCGTGGATGTTTACCATACACTGTCTCAAACCTGGCGCCGTGGTCCGGATTTGCCTGAACCGCGGGCCGGCCATGCCGCGGCCGCGCTGGACGGCGATCTTCATGTTTTTGGCGGACGCAGCGCTGACATGCGCCGAACTCTGGCCAGCCACATCACGCTCAGCGCCGGTTCCGAGAGCTGGAACAGCCTGTCTGACATGCCCGCCGCCCGTACGGAGGCAGGGGTGGTCAGCGTTAACGGCGCGATCTGGTTAATTGGCGGCGGATCAGGCGCAGGCTTCTTTGCGCCCTTTACCGCTCTGGACGCGGTGGACATTTTCTCAGCCTCAGAGCGCTGA
- a CDS encoding glycoside hydrolase family protein: MKSTRAARDLIKAHEPFLAEAERRGKRWTVGYGHTASAKEGVTLKPEDADLLLIYDVMRAEQAIDASVGAEMAAPMRDALVSFALSVGLRAFKVSDVARLARAGRHRDAAAAIETWVRADQDGRLVVSDRLVTRRAAEKALYLSGLEDSAAHVDAPSVASEPEPQPEPEPEPASGADSEHSTDTPAEAPVAEPAPSQLADEQPEPEPEPEAEPLAEAEAESGPEPEEQEASSGWVELDIAFETPDEEVAVESLVEPDSDAPDNDAQADELDAESEAVGPETVEPETVEAEASDAEPVETQALSEPAEESEQIDAAPDAPETMDAPEADDAQPDLDAVKQAQDASIAAVMARMAQQVSASIAPPAAEATESDASVKLGYSFLSTAHVELAAQSAPRIAPQPAQPETPQQGAPSKPRSLFSSPAVPMGPYHGALQVSSIKVTAIAPEALPQGSDAEDAEAGEDAQSVQAAAQLSDSDDVISVEAPTDEESSPEALTSSHEATNDAQVFSAPPHPALAPASAAGLSGDVEGPDHPDKGDEDPHHDLHEDSEELDPTVVAGTEAPAALEAEPAQSKGGDVMFISSLAVGGAMVGLGGWDIAANMDAYMELGLSYSPLGPIVFGAGVLLSAASAWFIIGRRNEK; encoded by the coding sequence TTGAAATCGACCCGCGCCGCGCGCGACCTGATCAAGGCTCACGAGCCCTTCCTGGCGGAGGCTGAACGGCGTGGTAAACGCTGGACGGTCGGGTATGGCCATACGGCTTCCGCGAAGGAAGGCGTCACGCTGAAGCCTGAAGACGCCGACCTTCTGCTGATCTATGACGTGATGCGCGCCGAACAGGCCATCGACGCCAGCGTTGGCGCAGAGATGGCGGCGCCGATGCGCGATGCGCTGGTGTCCTTCGCCCTCTCGGTGGGCTTGCGGGCGTTCAAGGTGTCAGACGTCGCGCGTCTGGCGCGAGCCGGTCGTCATCGTGACGCCGCAGCCGCCATCGAGACCTGGGTGCGTGCGGATCAGGATGGCCGGCTGGTCGTATCCGATCGTCTGGTCACCCGCCGCGCCGCTGAAAAGGCGCTCTATCTGTCCGGGCTGGAAGACAGCGCGGCGCATGTGGATGCGCCGTCTGTGGCTTCCGAACCTGAGCCTCAGCCTGAGCCTGAGCCTGAGCCTGCATCCGGTGCGGACTCAGAACACTCGACCGATACGCCTGCTGAAGCGCCGGTTGCTGAACCTGCGCCGTCTCAGCTGGCGGATGAACAGCCCGAGCCCGAGCCCGAGCCTGAGGCCGAGCCTCTTGCCGAAGCGGAAGCCGAATCCGGGCCTGAGCCTGAAGAGCAGGAGGCCTCGTCTGGATGGGTTGAGCTCGATATTGCTTTTGAAACGCCGGACGAGGAAGTGGCGGTTGAGAGCCTTGTAGAGCCTGACTCTGATGCGCCGGACAACGACGCGCAAGCAGACGAGCTGGACGCTGAATCCGAGGCGGTTGGGCCTGAGACGGTTGAGCCTGAGACGGTTGAGGCGGAGGCGTCAGACGCCGAACCTGTTGAAACTCAGGCGCTCAGCGAACCTGCTGAAGAATCCGAGCAGATTGATGCTGCGCCAGACGCGCCTGAGACAATGGACGCGCCTGAGGCTGATGACGCTCAGCCTGATCTGGATGCGGTGAAACAGGCGCAGGACGCCTCCATCGCCGCTGTCATGGCGCGCATGGCCCAGCAGGTTTCCGCCAGCATTGCGCCACCGGCGGCTGAGGCAACGGAGTCCGACGCCTCCGTCAAGTTGGGCTACAGTTTCCTGTCGACAGCGCATGTGGAGCTCGCCGCGCAGTCCGCGCCCCGTATCGCGCCTCAGCCTGCTCAACCCGAGACGCCACAACAAGGCGCGCCGTCAAAACCGCGCAGCCTGTTCAGCAGCCCCGCCGTGCCGATGGGGCCGTATCATGGCGCCTTGCAGGTCTCTTCCATCAAAGTGACCGCGATTGCGCCTGAAGCGCTCCCGCAGGGCTCTGACGCGGAAGACGCTGAAGCCGGCGAGGACGCGCAAAGTGTTCAGGCCGCTGCGCAATTGTCGGATTCAGATGATGTGATTTCGGTTGAAGCGCCCACTGATGAAGAGTCTTCGCCCGAAGCGCTGACAAGCTCACATGAGGCGACGAACGACGCCCAGGTCTTCTCTGCACCGCCGCATCCTGCGCTTGCGCCTGCGTCTGCAGCGGGTCTGTCCGGCGATGTCGAAGGCCCAGATCACCCTGACAAGGGTGATGAAGACCCCCATCACGACCTTCATGAAGACAGCGAAGAGCTCGATCCGACGGTTGTGGCGGGTACGGAAGCGCCTGCGGCGCTCGAAGCCGAGCCGGCGCAGTCCAAGGGCGGGGATGTGATGTTCATCTCCTCGCTGGCTGTGGGCGGCGCCATGGTGGGGCTGGGCGGCTGGGATATAGCCGCGAACATGGACGCGTACATGGAATTGGGGCTGTCCTACTCGCCGTTGGGGCCGATCGTGTTCGGCGCCGGCGTGCTGCTGAGCGCGGCTTCGGCCTGGTTCATTATCGGTCGCCGCAACGAGAAGTAG
- a CDS encoding isovaleryl-CoA dehydrogenase, which yields MISNQYPSLEFPLGDTADMLRDTVQSFASDHIAPRAAEIDAKDEFPADLWTKMGELGLLGLTVEEEYGGSGLGYTEHCIVMEEISRASASVGLSYGAHSNLCVNQIRLNGSEAQKQKYLPKLISGEHVGALAMSEPGAGSDVVSMRLKAVKKGDHYVLNGNKMWITNGPSADTLVVYAKTDPEAGSKGITAFLIEKDMKGFSVAQKLDKLGMRGSETGELVFEDCEVPEENVLGQIGGGVRVLMSGLDYERSVLAAGPVGIMQACLDVVMPYVHERKQFGQPIGEFQLIQGKIADMYTRMNASRAYVYAVAQACDAKKTTRQDAAGAILFAAEAATQCALDAIQILGGNGYINEYPTGRLLRDAKLYEIGAGTSEVRRMLIGRELFNATR from the coding sequence ATGATTTCGAACCAGTATCCTTCGCTCGAGTTCCCTCTGGGCGACACCGCGGACATGCTGCGCGATACCGTGCAGTCGTTCGCGTCCGATCATATCGCTCCGCGCGCCGCTGAAATTGACGCCAAGGACGAGTTTCCCGCCGACCTCTGGACCAAGATGGGTGAACTGGGCCTGCTGGGCCTGACCGTCGAGGAAGAGTATGGCGGCTCGGGCTTGGGCTATACCGAGCACTGTATCGTCATGGAGGAGATCTCACGGGCCAGCGCGTCTGTGGGCCTCAGCTATGGCGCGCACTCCAATCTGTGCGTCAACCAGATCCGGCTGAACGGGTCTGAAGCGCAAAAGCAGAAATACCTGCCCAAGCTGATCTCCGGCGAGCATGTGGGCGCGCTGGCCATGTCTGAACCCGGCGCGGGCTCTGACGTGGTCTCCATGCGTCTGAAAGCCGTGAAAAAGGGCGATCACTACGTCCTGAACGGCAACAAGATGTGGATCACCAACGGCCCGAGCGCGGATACCCTCGTGGTGTACGCCAAGACCGATCCCGAAGCGGGCTCCAAGGGCATCACCGCCTTCCTGATCGAGAAGGACATGAAGGGCTTCTCTGTCGCCCAGAAGCTCGACAAGCTGGGCATGCGCGGCTCTGAAACCGGCGAGCTGGTGTTTGAAGACTGCGAAGTCCCTGAAGAGAACGTGCTGGGCCAGATCGGCGGCGGCGTGCGCGTTCTGATGAGCGGGCTCGATTATGAGCGCTCGGTGCTGGCGGCGGGCCCTGTGGGCATCATGCAGGCCTGTCTCGACGTGGTCATGCCCTATGTTCACGAGCGCAAACAGTTCGGCCAGCCCATCGGCGAGTTTCAGCTGATCCAGGGCAAAATCGCGGACATGTACACGCGCATGAACGCCAGCCGCGCCTATGTCTATGCGGTGGCCCAGGCGTGCGACGCCAAGAAGACCACCCGTCAGGACGCAGCGGGCGCCATCCTGTTCGCCGCGGAAGCGGCGACCCAGTGCGCGCTCGACGCCATCCAGATCCTGGGCGGCAATGGCTATATCAACGAATATCCGACGGGCCGCCTGCTGCGCGACGCCAAGCTCTACGAGATCGGCGCCGGCACCAGCGAAGTGCGCCGCATGCTGATCGGCCGCGAGCTGTTCAACGCAACCCGCTAA
- a CDS encoding lysozyme inhibitor LprI family protein, whose amino-acid sequence MLIEILALTLALSAQKSPPVEASPDEARLNACLAQAEFAESCIGAVSNACQEDPGGYTTYGMMECERRENELWDQRLNAAYSRMREVMLEREMQARRDALLAAQRLWLQYRDAECEQRGLAYEGGTMRGVVHNSCFSGFTARRALELESQLQELSL is encoded by the coding sequence ATGCTGATTGAAATTCTCGCCCTGACGCTGGCTTTAAGCGCGCAGAAGTCTCCGCCTGTGGAAGCCTCGCCTGACGAAGCGCGCCTGAACGCCTGTCTGGCGCAGGCGGAGTTCGCCGAGAGCTGCATCGGCGCGGTGTCCAACGCCTGTCAGGAAGATCCGGGCGGGTATACGACCTATGGCATGATGGAATGCGAGCGTCGTGAGAACGAGCTGTGGGATCAGCGCCTGAATGCGGCGTACTCCCGGATGCGCGAGGTGATGCTGGAGCGCGAGATGCAGGCCCGGCGAGACGCCTTGCTGGCGGCGCAACGGCTTTGGTTGCAATACCGGGACGCCGAGTGTGAACAGCGTGGGCTGGCCTATGAAGGCGGCACCATGAGGGGCGTGGTTCATAATTCGTGCTTCAGCGGCTTCACGGCGCGCCGCGCTTTGGAGCTGGAAAGCCAGCTTCAAGAGCTGTCGCTCTAG
- a CDS encoding aldo/keto reductase — translation MIERTQAHGADIPKLGFGTWQLKDEDATRAVAHALKTGYRHIDTAQIYDNETEVGAGLHQSGVAREDIFLTTKVWRDHFKDGDLQASVRDSLNRLKTDYVDLLLLHWPVPEVPLIETMQAMNAVVDSGQVKHIGVSNFTVDLMDEARAHSKAPLAVNQVEYHPFLDQSAVLNACRSAGIAMTAYSPIGQGKVFEDDVIKQIASKHGVSPAQIALRWLVDQDSVVAIPRSSSDAHIESNFKISEITLSEEETGRIDALRSPKGRLIDPDWAPDWDK, via the coding sequence ATGATCGAGCGGACCCAAGCCCATGGCGCAGACATTCCCAAGCTGGGTTTCGGCACCTGGCAGCTGAAAGACGAGGACGCCACACGCGCTGTCGCCCATGCGCTCAAGACCGGTTACCGGCATATCGACACCGCCCAGATTTATGACAATGAGACGGAAGTCGGCGCCGGGCTTCATCAATCCGGCGTGGCGCGCGAGGATATCTTCCTGACCACCAAGGTCTGGCGCGACCATTTCAAGGACGGCGACCTTCAGGCTTCGGTTCGGGACAGCCTCAACAGGCTCAAGACCGATTATGTGGACCTGCTGCTCCTGCACTGGCCCGTGCCGGAAGTCCCGCTGATCGAGACCATGCAGGCGATGAACGCGGTTGTGGACTCAGGTCAGGTCAAGCACATCGGCGTGTCGAACTTCACCGTGGACCTGATGGATGAAGCGCGCGCGCATTCCAAGGCGCCGCTTGCGGTCAATCAGGTGGAATATCATCCCTTCCTCGACCAGAGCGCCGTGCTCAACGCCTGCCGCAGCGCAGGCATAGCGATGACCGCCTATTCCCCGATCGGGCAAGGCAAGGTGTTTGAGGATGACGTGATCAAGCAGATCGCCAGCAAACACGGCGTCTCGCCCGCCCAGATCGCCTTGCGCTGGCTGGTTGACCAGGACAGCGTCGTCGCCATCCCGCGCAGCTCCAGCGACGCGCACATCGAGTCCAATTTCAAGATCTCGGAGATCACGCTGAGCGAAGAGGAAACTGGGCGCATCGACGCCCTGCGCAGCCCGAAAGGCCGTCTGATCGATCCCGACTGGGCCCCGGACTGGGACAAGTAA
- a CDS encoding patatin-like phospholipase family protein, with protein MALGLRFLPFFNRVEKAALSAVEAEVEWFCLPAGQTLFEEGEVADSFYLVRSGALAAFRTGADARPELVGHIRAGEPIGEMALVEDRPHSASVYALRDSELVRLPKAAFDKLTNKHASLMRELSKMMLSRIRTGDSYRRSEPRVFALISTSPTIDLEYRSDLLKTALKEMGVSAIACGLECADWPGPKLDILEAEHDIVILQARLGDTNWARRAMARADRIWMLARADARPSIPLMPDDPSPAAKLKLIDVVMVHNEGVRKAAAPSEWISAADAARCFHWRQHNASDVRHMARTMAGKSVGLVLSGGGSRAYAHVGAIRAFKEAGVEFDFFGGASMGGIIAAGAALGWDNEELEDRMRRAFVASNPLSDWVMPVVSLTRGKRVDRRLKEHFGDVDIAELPRPFFCVSSNLSTGATCIHRSGSLARALRASIAIPGLLPPIVDGDDVLVDGAVFNNFPIQELKAYHRGVNVGSDVTRNNAINADDFRDPPNFAGWVARHGLSDPPPIASLLMRAATAGTLEQHALTRRAADILVLPELDLDMRDWKRFDEAVEAGYKSAKQMLEQMPSALASRFI; from the coding sequence ATGGCTTTGGGACTGCGCTTTCTTCCATTTTTCAACCGCGTTGAAAAAGCCGCGCTGTCCGCTGTGGAGGCGGAGGTGGAATGGTTCTGCCTGCCCGCCGGCCAGACCCTGTTTGAAGAGGGCGAGGTCGCGGATTCCTTCTATCTGGTCCGCTCCGGCGCCCTCGCCGCCTTTCGCACCGGCGCCGACGCCCGTCCCGAACTGGTCGGGCATATCCGGGCCGGCGAGCCGATTGGCGAGATGGCGCTGGTCGAGGACCGCCCCCATTCAGCCAGCGTCTACGCCCTGCGCGATTCAGAGCTGGTGCGCCTGCCCAAGGCCGCTTTTGACAAGCTGACCAACAAGCATGCCTCGCTGATGCGCGAGCTGAGCAAGATGATGTTGTCGCGCATCCGGACCGGAGATTCCTATCGCCGGTCCGAGCCGCGCGTCTTCGCGCTGATCTCGACCTCGCCGACGATTGATCTCGAATATCGCAGCGATCTTCTGAAGACAGCGCTCAAGGAGATGGGCGTATCCGCGATCGCTTGCGGGCTTGAGTGCGCGGACTGGCCCGGCCCCAAACTCGATATTCTTGAGGCCGAGCATGACATCGTCATCCTTCAGGCCCGGCTGGGCGACACCAACTGGGCGCGTCGCGCCATGGCGCGGGCGGACCGCATCTGGATGCTGGCGCGCGCCGACGCCCGCCCCTCCATTCCGCTCATGCCCGACGATCCTTCGCCGGCCGCCAAACTGAAACTGATCGACGTGGTGATGGTGCACAATGAAGGCGTGCGCAAAGCCGCTGCGCCGTCCGAGTGGATCAGCGCGGCGGACGCCGCCCGGTGTTTTCACTGGCGCCAGCATAACGCCAGCGATGTCCGCCATATGGCGCGCACCATGGCGGGTAAATCGGTGGGACTGGTCCTGTCGGGCGGCGGTTCACGCGCCTATGCTCATGTAGGCGCGATCCGGGCCTTCAAAGAGGCCGGCGTGGAATTTGATTTCTTTGGCGGCGCCTCGATGGGTGGCATTATCGCGGCAGGCGCGGCCTTGGGCTGGGACAATGAAGAGCTGGAGGACCGGATGCGGCGCGCCTTTGTCGCCTCCAACCCGCTCAGCGACTGGGTGATGCCGGTGGTCAGCCTCACGCGCGGCAAGCGCGTGGACCGGCGTCTGAAAGAGCATTTCGGCGATGTGGATATCGCTGAGTTGCCGCGCCCGTTCTTTTGCGTGTCCTCAAACCTGTCGACCGGCGCGACGTGCATTCACCGTTCCGGCTCACTGGCGCGTGCGCTGCGGGCCTCGATCGCGATCCCGGGCCTGTTGCCGCCCATTGTGGACGGCGACGACGTGCTGGTGGACGGCGCGGTCTTCAACAATTTCCCGATCCAGGAGCTCAAAGCCTATCACCGGGGCGTCAATGTCGGCTCGGACGTCACCCGCAATAACGCCATCAACGCCGACGATTTTCGCGACCCGCCCAATTTCGCTGGCTGGGTGGCGCGCCACGGCCTGTCAGATCCACCGCCCATCGCATCGCTGCTGATGCGCGCGGCGACCGCCGGCACGCTGGAGCAGCACGCCCTCACCCGGCGCGCGGCGGATATTCTGGTCCTGCCCGAGCTTGATCTCGACATGCGCGACTGGAAACGGTTCGATGAGGCGGTGGAGGCCGGATACAAGAGCGCCAAGCAGATGCTCGAGCAAATGCCATCAGCCCTGGCCAGCCGCTTCATCTAG